The nucleotide sequence GCTTCCCTTAAATAGATGGCATCTAAGTAAAGTTGGTGAAATAATTTCAGTTTCTATCATCATCTCTTTACCCTGGGAAACCAGTTTGTTTTCCAAAATATCACCACCTTTGTTTCTGTTAATAGATTTTTACAAACAGAATACCAATCTTCAATATAATACACTAGAGGCACCATCCAGTCAATTGTCCCCTTGCTCTTAGATACTCCTTTGTATACTTTAAATATGCTTATTATATCATCATTTCAATAATCCAGTAGAAGTATACCCAATATCATCAACTTAACAGTTATTAAGAAAGTCAGGCCTCAAGCCTCTGCTGTTTTATTATAATAACTCATATTTAGACAACTGAAACAAGCTATTCAATGAAGGATTTTGAATAGCTTGAACTTGTTTGTTTCACTGTTGCGTCTAATGATTTATACTCATTAGGGAAGAGATCCTTCTTTTTTAAAAACATCGTATGCAATTAGACGATCTAACTAGTTATTAAGTTGACTTTCATGTCTTTTAAAGAAATCAAAACGTGGTTCTATAAATTTAACCTTATGCTCAGAAGGATTATCAATAAACTTGTATATAGGTTCAAAAATATAATCCCAGTTCCATATATCTTTATTTACATTTAGATATTCTCTTACCAACTCACAGCTGTTTGGAGAAATAGGATGAACTAAAATCAGCGTTGTTCTTACAGCATGGAAGGCGTCTATCAGTATTTGCTTACGAAGTGCCTCATCATTATTAGCTTCAGCTTGCTTCATATTATTAACCCAATGCTTATTCATATTACGGATATAAGTATCCAGTACGTAGGTCAGACTATGGAACTCATGGTTATACATATGTCTTTCGTAGGTCAGGATAGCTTCTTTGGATTCCTCTAATATTTTGCTATCAACCTCTCCTACAGGTATGATTCCGTCAAAATACTTTTGTGATGTATAAAAACATGAACGAACCAGTCTGTTAAATACATTGGTCAACAAGTTACCGTCCTTTAATACAGTATCCGGACCTTGCCTATCCTCTTCCTTCATGTATACTTGTGGCATAAAGCTAGCACTCTTCTTTACCAATCCCAAACTTAAGAAATGCATTCTCAACTGTTCAGCAGTGTAGAAATTCAACAGTTCACCCGCCATAGGTGGTTTGATATCACTGCTGCTGCTTGCCTTTTTATCCATGAATAACAGGTGATTATTTGAAATCAAATGAGGTAGTGGAACCTTCTCAAAATCAACCGTATCGTCGCTGTGAATACCCAGCAGAGCCAATAACATTGCCATCTCAGCAATTCCGTAGAAGTATATATTATCTTCTCCGATGAACTGATATACCTTTGCATCTTGTGAGAGCCACCAGTTTTTCCATTCCTCAGAGTCTTTTCCTAGGGACTCAAGGTAAGTTTTTGTGAAGGACACCGGTGCCCAAAGAGATTCCGGCCACACCCAGAAGGTCAAGTCTTTGAGATCTTCTTTTTCCGGTACTGGAATACCCCATTCAACATTTCCTGATAATCTGAAGGGTACCAGGGTTTTTCCGGTTCTAAAACGAATACCCAGTTTATCAAATACTTCTCTTGCCGCATCTCTGTCCTGTAAATTCTTAAACACAAAGGATAGTGATGACTTATTCTTCTCATCTATAACTGTATGCTCCGGCAGGAGTTCATCCAAGTTTTCAATTCCCTCTAAAAGATTTCTTTTTACATAGATAATAGGAGCCTTTAGGAATTCTTCTATGGTATTTAATAAATACTTACGCCAGTTAGTTTTGGTTCTTAAATAGTTTACTTGCTTATTCAGCAATTCGTTGTATTCATCAAGTTTAAAGTACCAGTTTGTAACGTCTACCAGTTCCGGTACCTTTCCTGACAGTGTACTCCTTGGATCTATCAACTCACTTGGCATATACTGATGTCCCAAAGAACATTCATCGGCATATCCTTTATCGGAAGCACAGCCTTCGATAGGACATTTTCCAACTACTTGTCTGCCGTTTAGCAATACCTTCTTTTCTGGGTCATAAAATTGTGGAGATGCCAGCTTTGTCAAGAAGCCGCCTTCATATAACTTATTAAATATCTTCTCAGATACTTCCTTGTGTATCTCACCTGCTCTACCTAAAGCGGAAGCTGCATAAAGATTAAGACTCATCTGGTACTTATCCAATACTTCCTTCTGCTTTTCATGATTTTCACGTACATAATCTTCAATTGACCCTTTATAACCATTTTCTTCTACAGCCTTGTTATAACTTGCTAAGATAGGTGAACCGTAACAATCAGTTCCGGAAACAAAAATAACATTTTCTTCTCCGATTCTATCCCTTAAGAATCTTGCATAAGTATCTGCATGTACATATACTCCGCCAATGTGCCCAAAATGCAATTCTTTATTTCCATAAGGCATTCCCGCTGTGATAACAGCTCTCTTAGGAAATACCGGTCTTTCCATTTTTCTTTCTTCCATAAACACACCTCTTTAATAATTATTTATATTGTATATAATTTGCTTTTTAAACATAAAAAAACGCCTCCCACAATAACTTGCAGGGGCGAATGTTCGCGGTACCACCCTAATTCATCAGTATGTCACCATACTGATCTTATCGAGTACAAAATTATACTCTAGTTCTGTAACGTGAACTAACGTCATAGCATCACTTGCTTACAGGGCAAGATCCGTATGAGGCTCCGAGGCTTGTTTCGTTAAAATCTCCACTGTTCTCTCTCACCACCAAGAACTCTCTGTTAGCTTCAATAATAACTACTCTTCTCTTCAATGCCTGTAGTTTTAATATATTAAATGCCCGGTATATTGTCAAGGGGTCATTATAAAATTATATTATACAATAAATTCCCAAAAACTAATAGACTGCCGCATAATATATTAATGCTTGATGCCCACAGGACCTGAAATTAGGGCTTTCAGATGGCAAGTCTGCCTCAACATGTATCCTTAAAACAACCATTCTTAATACCTAGTTTAGAGGAAACGGAAGGTTTTTTTGATGAATTGGCCAGAAAATTTAAAATGGTTAATATAAAAAGTAAGAATATGAAAAAGGAGCTGTGCACCAATTACTTAGTGCTACATCCCCCTAAAATAAAATCAGATACAATATTATTAATTGAATAAGAACAGTGCGTACATCCCATCATAAGGTTAAAATGTATCTTTGACATATCATAATTAAATTGCTCCATGGTTTTAAGCATCAGTTTTGTCTGTTCCAGGCGATTTGGAATGTCGTTTTCGGCAACAATAAACATCAGTCTGCTTTGCTTGTCAGAAACCATGTCTTTATCTATAAAATATATGGGGGCAGTTTCATCAACTCTTATTAACCTAGTATCCAAACCTCTTTCCCGCAAAACATTAAAATGTGCAGTAGGCTGACCAGCATCGAAAATCCATCCTTTAATATAGTTTGGATCAATACCATATTTGCTAAGATAGCGGTGATCAAAATAGTTCATCAACGCTAAATATCCACCTGCCGACGAACCTCCTACATAAAATTCATTAAATGAGTTGTTAGCTTCATTATATTTCTTTATAAAATAGATTGCTTTTGCGGCATCTTCAATAAATTCCGGAAATTTTGCTTCAGGATACATCCTGTACTCCACGGACACTAATGCTATACCTTCCAACGTGATATTTTTTAATTCCTGTGGTTCTTCCTTACAACCCCCTTCTAACCCGCCGCCGTGAAAGAAAATAAACACTGGACAAGGGGAGGGTTCATCCGGTAAGTGCATATCAAGTTTGCATATGTTTGAGTGATTTTCATCATAGACTATATTTAATAATTCTCTCAAATTATTACCTCCAAAATTCCAAGTTGTTATACGCCAGTAGATACTGAATCAATGCGCCTGTTGCGGAAATATAACAACATATCCATTGACACCATAAGAAAATTTAGAACATAAAATATAAAAACATAAGTAATCTTACCGGATATCAATTTTGATATAATCCCACATCCGTATCCAAATAAGATCATACAGAGAAAAAAGAGACTTTTTCCTTTTGCAGTCCGTGACGTATAGGTTTTTACAATTGATGCCGGCCATGAAATACCAAAACTTATCACCATAGCAGCCTCGAATAATTGAGACATAACAACCCCCCCTTAATACTATAATATAACTTTATTTCTATATTTTACAGAATGAAATAGAGTATAATTAGTATATGCTTGCACATATAGTAAGTTAAATAAATAGTATAAGGTGATAAAATGGAGCTTTTACAATTGAGATATTTTGCAGATGCAGCTACAACCGAAAATTTTTCTCACACTGCCAAAAAATTTATGGTGCCTCAATCCTCAATATCAGAGACCATAAAAAAACTGGAGACAGAATTAGGTGTCAATTTATTTGACAGAAAAGGTAATAAGGTAATCTTAAACGAAAAGGGCAAAATTTTTCAAAGTGGTGTAGAGAGTGCCTTAAGGCATTTAGATGATGTAGTCTGTGCACTTAAGGATAATAAGGAAGAGGTAAGTGGTGATTTGAGTATACTCGTCCAAACTAACCGTCGACTTGTAACCAAATGTATTTCTGAATTTAAAAATCTTTATCCTAATGTGAATTTCTCTATATATCACGAATATTCAGATGTGACCTATGATAGATTTGATATTTGTATCAGTGATCAAACCTATGGTCTGAAGGATTTAGATAAAGAATTGCTGATTACAGAAAATATTTTGATTACAGTATCTAAAAAGCACCCTCTGGCAGAAAGAAAGGTTGTAAGTATGAAGGACCTCTCCGATGAACGCTTTATATCAATGCAAACCAACAGAAGTTTACATAAATTACTTTTGTCATTATGCCATAACAGCGGTTTTAATCCTCATATTGCAATACAATGTGACGATCCCTTTTATTTAAGAGAGTATGTTGCAATGAATTTGGGAATTGCACTATTCCCCGAGTTTTCTTGGAAGAATACCTTTGATGACAGAGTCTCATTTCTTCAAACCAGTGAAGGTCCAATAAAGCGGGATACCTACGTTTACTGGAAAAATTCAAAATATATATCAAAGGCAGCAAAGCTGTTCCGTAACTATGTCATAGAAAAATTCAGGGATGAATGTACAAGCTTTGCCAGATTTCCTTAATAATTTCCACAAGCTCATTCCAATAGCTAACGACACAAAAAAGAGCTGTAACTTTATATATTTTGACAGCTCTTTCTTTTACTCATTTTCCTAACTATCAATTTGTACTAATTGGATAACCAACCTATGATCCTCATCGCCGGAAAGCTTGTCTACAATCTCTTTGTCTATAACAAGAGCATCGTCAACCAGGTTCAGCATTAGGTTCCTTCCATCTAAAGTAGCTCCCCCAATTTTATATTCACCATATTCTAACATGCTTTCATTTTTATATTCTACGAATATTTTTTTATCCCTAAATATGGTTAACACAGATGCAGTTGAGTTACCATCA is from Clostridium thermarum and encodes:
- a CDS encoding methionine--tRNA ligase produces the protein MEERKMERPVFPKRAVITAGMPYGNKELHFGHIGGVYVHADTYARFLRDRIGEENVIFVSGTDCYGSPILASYNKAVEENGYKGSIEDYVRENHEKQKEVLDKYQMSLNLYAASALGRAGEIHKEVSEKIFNKLYEGGFLTKLASPQFYDPEKKVLLNGRQVVGKCPIEGCASDKGYADECSLGHQYMPSELIDPRSTLSGKVPELVDVTNWYFKLDEYNELLNKQVNYLRTKTNWRKYLLNTIEEFLKAPIIYVKRNLLEGIENLDELLPEHTVIDEKNKSSLSFVFKNLQDRDAAREVFDKLGIRFRTGKTLVPFRLSGNVEWGIPVPEKEDLKDLTFWVWPESLWAPVSFTKTYLESLGKDSEEWKNWWLSQDAKVYQFIGEDNIYFYGIAEMAMLLALLGIHSDDTVDFEKVPLPHLISNNHLLFMDKKASSSSDIKPPMAGELLNFYTAEQLRMHFLSLGLVKKSASFMPQVYMKEEDRQGPDTVLKDGNLLTNVFNRLVRSCFYTSQKYFDGIIPVGEVDSKILEESKEAILTYERHMYNHEFHSLTYVLDTYIRNMNKHWVNNMKQAEANNDEALRKQILIDAFHAVRTTLILVHPISPNSCELVREYLNVNKDIWNWDYIFEPIYKFIDNPSEHKVKFIEPRFDFFKRHESQLNN
- a CDS encoding alpha/beta hydrolase is translated as MRELLNIVYDENHSNICKLDMHLPDEPSPCPVFIFFHGGGLEGGCKEEPQELKNITLEGIALVSVEYRMYPEAKFPEFIEDAAKAIYFIKKYNEANNSFNEFYVGGSSAGGYLALMNYFDHRYLSKYGIDPNYIKGWIFDAGQPTAHFNVLRERGLDTRLIRVDETAPIYFIDKDMVSDKQSRLMFIVAENDIPNRLEQTKLMLKTMEQFNYDMSKIHFNLMMGCTHCSYSINNIVSDFILGGCSTK
- a CDS encoding LysR family transcriptional regulator; this encodes MRYFADAATTENFSHTAKKFMVPQSSISETIKKLETELGVNLFDRKGNKVILNEKGKIFQSGVESALRHLDDVVCALKDNKEEVSGDLSILVQTNRRLVTKCISEFKNLYPNVNFSIYHEYSDVTYDRFDICISDQTYGLKDLDKELLITENILITVSKKHPLAERKVVSMKDLSDERFISMQTNRSLHKLLLSLCHNSGFNPHIAIQCDDPFYLREYVAMNLGIALFPEFSWKNTFDDRVSFLQTSEGPIKRDTYVYWKNSKYISKAAKLFRNYVIEKFRDECTSFARFP